A window of Bactrocera dorsalis isolate Fly_Bdor chromosome 4, ASM2337382v1, whole genome shotgun sequence genomic DNA:
aaagaagctgatgcatgcttttttctattattatataatttttttacaactcaaaattatattgtgaaaaatattttaatgaaagtaTAACTTTAATAAGATTTTGAACACAATGTGTTAGTTGGGTTACTTGTTAAAGCAATTTATCGTGAATTATTAAAAGTCAGCTGTTTCTTAAATCAGCTGATCAACTgtttttaaagttgaaaattaattgatttcaaaaagttgtttaaaattCATCTATTATGATCGTACACTCTTAATTCTAAAGCTTATTTTTTGTTACAAGTAATCAAATAACAagaattgcatatttttaccAACGTATGCCGAAAGGAAGTATATACCGgtgaaattaatacaaaaaaatactgaaatggaCGGAGACAGTGCAGATGACTCTTTTGATGATGTGCTAGCAACCATCGAAATTCCCAGTGAACCTAAAATACCGAGAATCGAGAAAACACAAAACAACTCAAGTAACACCACAGCAAGTGGCGTAACGGCACAAATCAGTGCTGCCCCGCCAGTGCCGCTGCCAAAAACTGCATCAAATCCACACTGTATACTAGTAAATCCTAAACAACGTGGTAATCCAGTACTTAAGTCCATCGTGAATGTTCCAATCGAGTTTCGAGATGATATCATACCAGATTATGTAGTGGGACGCACTTCATGTATTCTTTATATATCTCTAAAATATCACACACTAAATCCAGACTATATATGCCAACGACTCAAAGAGTTGGGCAAGCAATATGAATTACGTGTACTCTTGGTTCATATCGATGCACCAGTAAGTGACCAATTATGTTTTTAGTCTAACATAATATTGGATGATAATTGTTTGCAGGAACCGCATTCTGCTTTGAAAAACCTGACTCGTATTACACTCTTGACGGATTTAACGCTCATGCTAGCATGGAGTGCGGAAGAAGCAGGTAAAATTATTGAGACCTACAAGCAATTCGAAAAACGTTCACCAGATTGGATAATGGAACGCGTTGAATCGAGCCCACATCAAAAGGTTACTTTCCCTTACTGATagatttgttataaataatatcTATTTATAGCTCGTTTCTGCGCTAACTAACATTAAGCCTGTGAACAAAACTGACGCTGTAACGCTCCTACAGAATTTCGGTAAACTGGAAAATCTTATCAACGCTAGTGAAGAACGATTATCTCTTGTGATTGGTTTGGGTCCAAGAAAAGCTTCGAAACTTtacaaaactttgcacgaaCCATTTCTaacaaaatagttttccatTCAAGTACAAATGTACAaacgtttatttttttgtaaaatgaaataaagcgaAGATAAATAGTATTGAATTCTTACCTTTCTATTCTATGAACTTCCATACTTTATTGTTATATTGTATAGTTATTTTGCACGGCGAAACATAATAAATGGCTCTGCGATGGTCACCAGCAATTTTACAAACACATTTCCACACCGCGCCATATTTTGAATATCATATCATCACTACACGATAACAAACATTCTCCGTCTGCATCCAAATCGACGCTCCACACTGTACCGGTATATAACTCAAGTATGACAGTGCAACATCAATTATTGTCTGTCTATTGTCTATTGGCTGAATctaaaatttctgtttttggATGTCATTCCTAGCACTTCATATCTTGTGTGTAGGATTTAAGCACAGAGACACAATCAAATTCTTCATCTCCGGCTAATTCCCAAATCTATACCTAATTGTCACACGAGCACGTAGCTAATAGGCTGCCTGAATGGGACCAACTTACACTTTTCACTGCCTTTCAAAGTGGCGATGCAATAAAATGGACCTAAAAACAATACATTTTAGAACATACTTGTTGCTGAAATTAATTTACTAGCATACCTGACGTTTTAAACCGTATTGTAGTGGTCCCATTGAAGCTAACGTGTAGTTTTCGTGGTACATTTGTTGCGTATAGTTTTGTCCAC
This region includes:
- the LOC125778301 gene encoding DNA excision repair protein ERCC-1, encoding MDGDSADDSFDDVLATIEIPSEPKIPRIEKTQNNSSNTTASGVTAQISAAPPVPLPKTASNPHCILVNPKQRGNPVLKSIVNVPIEFRDDIIPDYVVGRTSCILYISLKYHTLNPDYICQRLKELGKQYELRVLLVHIDAPEPHSALKNLTRITLLTDLTLMLAWSAEEAGKIIETYKQFEKRSPDWIMERVESSPHQKLVSALTNIKPVNKTDAVTLLQNFGKLENLINASEERLSLVIGLGPRKASKLYKTLHEPFLTK